Genomic window (Pseudanabaena sp. FACHB-2040):
TGGCGGATCACCATTTCAATACGGTTTATCCAACAGTCTGGAATTGGGGGTTTACGCTTTTTCCCAGCGCGATCGCAAATCAAGTAATTGGCTACCAGCAAGGGCTTTACCCCGATGTGGATGAGCAGGGGCGCAACGAGGCGCTAGAGGCCACCCAAGGGGACCGGGATATGCTGAAGGAGCTGGTGGAGATAGCCCACGACCAAGGCTTGAGCGTAATTCCCTGGTTTGAGTTTGGTCTGATGGCTCCTGCCAATTCGCGGCTGGCTCAGCGGCATCCTGACTGGCTAACTCAGAAGCAGGGGGCGCTGCCTCAGGCTCAGCTCTATCAGGAGGGGCACCATTCTCGGGTTTGGCTCAATCCTTTTCATCCGCAGGTGCAGACGTTTTTGCTGGGGCTGATCAGTGAGCTGATGGCTAACTACGCGGTAGATGGTTTGCAGCTTGACGATCACTTTGCGCTGCCGGTGGAGTTTGGCTACGACCCATTTACGATTAACCTTTACCGGCAGGAGCACGGCGGCAAAGCGCCCCCGACCAACCCCTACGATGCTGAGTGGACGCGCTGGCGGGCCAACAAAATGACTCAGCTGATGGATAAGGTCTTTCGGGCGGTCAAGGCACGGCGACCAAGAGCTGTTTTGTCGCTCTCGCCCCATCCGGCGGATACGGCATACCAGGATGGCCTGCAGGACTGGCCGACCTGGTGGCGGGATGGCTATGTTGAGGAGCTGGTAATTCAGGCCTATCGGGACAATTTGCAGAGTTTTGTGACGCTGCTGCAAGACCCAGAGCTGAGGGCTGCTCGCAGCCATGTACCTACTGGAGTGGGCATTTTGACGGGTCTGAGAAATCAGCCGGTGCCAATTGCGCTGATTCAGCAGCAGGTTCAGGCGGCACGGTCGATGGGCTATGCTGGCGTGTCTTTTTTCTTCTATGAAACGATTTGGCGCGGCAGGGGCGACTTAAATGAAACCCGATCTGAGACGGTGCGATCGCTTTTCACACCCCCGCGCCCGCGCCCCAGAGCCTAGCCCAATAAAAAAGCCCCCAGGGCTAACTGGGAGCAGCATCAGTTGAAAGCCAAGGGTGTTAGCGAGAAGTTAAGCGAGGGGGTTATCGTCGAGGGCAGTGCAGGGAAAAAGCAATCAAAACCCTACTCCCATGCCTGGGCCAGCCCCCTTGGAGAATCTCTGACATAGCATGACCTTGCGATAGAGGATCGAGTCGCCCGTTCTACTCTAGAGTTTGGGTTGAGCGATGTCGGACTCCTATTTTTAAAGATATTCATGGTTTTAGAGCAAAGTCTGAACTACGTTCGCGTTAACGCTAAAGCAAGTGATGTCTTCGACATCTTCAATTTCAGGCACTACATGGGCCCCAATCCCTACCTCAACACGGCCGCCTATGTATTTGATTTGGCCCTGACTGGAAATGCCGAGCCGCTTGCGATCGCAGATTACCTAGAGGCGGTAGGCGAGCGCTATCCCCGCCTCAAAGAGCAGGCCTACGACTCAGTGGCCCATCTCTTTGCCTGCACCGTTGCAGAGGTGAGCACCCTAGATATGGACCTCCATCTCAATCGGTGGAGCCTTGGGCAAGGCCCAAGGGATTGCGATCGCATCGCTGTTCAAACGCTCCATGCCAAAACGAGTCGGGCCCTTATCTACGACGTTTGGGACTGGTTCGAGGCAATTGCGCGAGGGCAATTCTTTGCGCTAGAAGATCAAATCCGCACTCTGCAACAGCAGTTTCGCCGCTCTGTCTACGGCGGCCCTACGGTCTATGCCCTGCTGAGAACGGCAGATGCTCTAGGCATTCCCGCCTTTTACCTGTGGGATGAGGGGCTGATGCAGTATGGCTATGGCAAAAACCAGGTCCGAGGCATTGCCACCACCTTCGATCCCGATAGCCACCTCGACTCCGACTTCACAACCCGCAAAGACGACTGCAAAGCATTTCTAGACACGCTAGGCTTTCCGGTGCCCCAGGGTGACATTGTCTACACCCTAGAAGAAGCCCTGTCAGCAGCAGCCCGCATTCGCTACCCAGTCGCAGTAAAGCCCGTCGTGGGCCACAAGGGCATCGGCGTAACCGCAGAGGTACAAGACGACGGAGAGCTGAAACATGCTTTTGAGCGAGCCGTGCAGGCTGCTGTGCCCGATCAACCCGCTCGCATCATTGTCGAAAAAAGTATCTCCGGCAAAGACTACCGCTTGCTGTGCGTCAACGGTAGATTTGTCGCCGCCACCGAGCGCCGTCCAGCATCAGTCACAGGCGATGGCTATGCCACCATTGATGAACTGATCGACAAGGAAAACCGATCGGCTGCCCGCTCAGATACGCCCACGTCACCCATGGGCCAGATCCAGCGCGATCATGCCCTGCAGCTATATCTAGAGGAGCAGGGTCTGTCGTT
Coding sequences:
- a CDS encoding family 10 glycosylhydrolase; protein product: MRDGLRRLRWWVLALLAAMLSLGGSGGATALWAQPGLASSGPAHEIRGVWLTNIDSNVLFQTQVLQETMQTLADHHFNTVYPTVWNWGFTLFPSAIANQVIGYQQGLYPDVDEQGRNEALEATQGDRDMLKELVEIAHDQGLSVIPWFEFGLMAPANSRLAQRHPDWLTQKQGALPQAQLYQEGHHSRVWLNPFHPQVQTFLLGLISELMANYAVDGLQLDDHFALPVEFGYDPFTINLYRQEHGGKAPPTNPYDAEWTRWRANKMTQLMDKVFRAVKARRPRAVLSLSPHPADTAYQDGLQDWPTWWRDGYVEELVIQAYRDNLQSFVTLLQDPELRAARSHVPTGVGILTGLRNQPVPIALIQQQVQAARSMGYAGVSFFFYETIWRGRGDLNETRSETVRSLFTPPRPRPRA
- a CDS encoding cyanophycin synthetase, encoding MVLEQSLNYVRVNAKASDVFDIFNFRHYMGPNPYLNTAAYVFDLALTGNAEPLAIADYLEAVGERYPRLKEQAYDSVAHLFACTVAEVSTLDMDLHLNRWSLGQGPRDCDRIAVQTLHAKTSRALIYDVWDWFEAIARGQFFALEDQIRTLQQQFRRSVYGGPTVYALLRTADALGIPAFYLWDEGLMQYGYGKNQVRGIATTFDPDSHLDSDFTTRKDDCKAFLDTLGFPVPQGDIVYTLEEALSAAARIRYPVAVKPVVGHKGIGVTAEVQDDGELKHAFERAVQAAVPDQPARIIVEKSISGKDYRLLCVNGRFVAATERRPASVTGDGYATIDELIDKENRSAARSDTPTSPMGQIQRDHALQLYLEEQGLSLETVLNPGETVYLRKVANLSAGGISIDATHTIHPDNLILAQDVAQHFRLTCLGIDAITSDISRSWKDGNFSILEINSAPGIFMHLKPSVGESVDVAAAILKTFFSSGEDARIPTISFNQISTKCLQELIDSILLQHPDWIIGAVCQGNVFINRATKAFHAGYNTNVQNLLRHPKLDLLIAEYPESVLDREGMFYYGSNLVVLDNPTNVERMLARDTFEHSTVVIKEDRTVSIHRNGLIEQYQLNEDEPFDRVYLKELSTVFPT